The following coding sequences lie in one Mycobacterium gordonae genomic window:
- a CDS encoding NUDIX domain-containing protein — protein sequence MVLREDDIRRPDGSPGIYAVVDKPTYALVMPYDGTRFRLVEQFRYPVGARRWEFPQGTAPDLADPEPAELAERELREETGLRATTLEALGQLDVAPGMTSQRGWVFLATGITEGHADREHEEQDMRSAWFPREEVEQMIREGVIADAQSIAAYALFLLRGR from the coding sequence ATGGTGCTCCGCGAAGACGACATCCGCCGGCCCGACGGCAGCCCCGGCATCTACGCGGTGGTGGACAAGCCCACCTACGCGCTCGTAATGCCCTACGACGGAACGCGATTCCGGTTGGTCGAGCAGTTCCGTTATCCCGTCGGTGCGCGCCGCTGGGAGTTTCCCCAGGGCACCGCCCCCGATCTGGCCGACCCTGAGCCCGCCGAGCTCGCCGAGCGCGAGTTGAGGGAGGAAACCGGGCTGCGGGCAACGACGTTGGAGGCACTCGGTCAGCTCGACGTCGCACCCGGGATGACCAGTCAGCGCGGGTGGGTTTTTCTGGCCACCGGAATAACGGAGGGGCATGCGGACCGCGAGCACGAGGAACAGGACATGCGCAGTGCCTGGTTCCCGCGCGAGGAGGTCGAGCAGATGATACGCGAGGGTGTGATCGCCGATGCGCAGTCAATCGCTGCCTACGCCCTGTTTCTGTTGCGGGGGCGATGA